From the Plectropomus leopardus isolate mb chromosome 18, YSFRI_Pleo_2.0, whole genome shotgun sequence genome, one window contains:
- the LOC121958099 gene encoding c-Myc-binding protein-like yields MAHYRASESKREQFRRYLEKSGVLDTITSVLVALYEDTDKPDNALDFIKLHLGAAGPEPADAEALRMELADLQQKYNLLMEENKELRNRLMQYEPSPEEGAAE; encoded by the exons ATGGCACACTACAGA GCCTCGGAATCGAAGCGAGAACAATTTAGAAGATATCTTGAAAAATCGGGAGTCCTTGACACGATAACAAGCG TTTTAGTGGCACTTTATGAAGATACGGACAAACCCGATAATGCCCTGGA TTTCATAAAGCTTCACCTCGGAGCGGCTGGTCCAGAGCCAGCAGACGCTGAGGCTCTTCGCATGGAGCTGGCTGACCTTCAACAGAAATACAACCTGCTCATGGAGGAGAACAAAGAGCTGAGAAACAGA CTGATGCAGTACGAACCGTCGCCTGAGGAGGGAGCAGCGGAGTAG